In the Coleofasciculus chthonoplastes PCC 7420 genome, one interval contains:
- a CDS encoding phosphoribosyltransferase yields the protein MSSAPLFSDRTHAGEELAQALLTQIAELEMTTGETVPPMVYALPRGGIPVAVPIARQLNCPLDIVVAKKITTPQNPELAIGAVTSDGQVLWAQQRLWRRLKANLRETALRQAQDKAQAQLAEFTPGCPQVNPQGKLALLVDDGIATGMTIIAATQALKEHHPHQIWICTPVAPAGLIKYLGHFCDRLVILETPDNFLSVSRFYEEFPQVNTDEALAYLQEYNHLPYQQ from the coding sequence ATGTCATCGGCTCCACTATTTAGCGATCGCACTCATGCCGGTGAGGAACTCGCTCAAGCGCTGCTTACCCAGATTGCTGAACTGGAAATGACGACGGGTGAGACTGTACCACCAATGGTGTATGCACTTCCCCGTGGCGGTATTCCTGTCGCCGTACCAATTGCTCGTCAGTTAAATTGTCCTCTGGATATCGTGGTGGCTAAAAAAATTACCACTCCCCAAAATCCGGAATTAGCCATTGGTGCTGTCACCTCAGACGGACAAGTGTTGTGGGCGCAACAACGGCTATGGAGGCGACTGAAGGCGAATCTGCGAGAAACCGCCCTGCGTCAGGCTCAAGATAAAGCTCAAGCTCAACTGGCTGAATTTACCCCAGGTTGTCCTCAGGTTAACCCCCAAGGAAAATTAGCCCTTTTGGTTGATGATGGGATTGCTACAGGGATGACCATAATCGCGGCAACTCAAGCGTTGAAAGAGCATCATCCTCACCAGATCTGGATTTGTACACCCGTCGCCCCAGCCGGACTAATCAAATATCTCGGTCATTTTTGCGATCGCTTGGTTATCCTGGAAACACCGGATAATTTTCTCAGTGTCAGCCGTTTCTATGAGGAATTTCCTCAGGTCAACACGGATGAGGCACTGGCTTATTTGCAAGAGTACAATCATCTTCCTTACCAACAGTAG
- a CDS encoding RRXRR domain-containing protein codes for MLRVPVLSKSGKPLMPTKPSRARRWLRDGKAKVVHNDLECFAIQLTFETQENTQPIAMGIDPGKCYSGIGVQSSLFTLWMGHLVLPFKTVKERMELRRVMRRARRGRRINRKLPYSKRCHRQARFDNRRQGKLPPSIRANKQLELRVVKELFKLFPISAIHYELVMADVDKTSGRKSARSGIGFSPVMVGQRQMLNWLSKLAPVVTHKGWQRDGNGTSQLRQWLGLAKDKKNKANQTPATHAVDGVTLAAFEFTRWQEWHSDNAKHGDWSGYVQITPAPFAVIRRPPISRRQLHLCVPSKGGKRRKYGGTVTRHGFSKGDKVIAEKAGKTYVGWCSGDTERQVSVSDANWKRLGQFTASKVQLLQRSTGLIVRRQAKSKCRAFNWIVKSPLIERVDLTSIPLHPASLRVESHAKYDEFFHETFTILLAHAGAFHPTKSTGVDRTFDGIVNPGFGVKLGLSTGLAIPCPQF; via the coding sequence ATGTTACGAGTACCAGTTTTATCGAAATCAGGTAAACCGTTAATGCCTACAAAACCCAGCCGCGCTAGGCGTTGGTTGAGGGATGGTAAAGCTAAAGTAGTACATAACGACTTAGAATGTTTTGCCATTCAATTGACCTTTGAAACCCAAGAGAATACTCAACCCATAGCCATGGGTATAGACCCTGGTAAATGCTATTCGGGGATTGGGGTTCAATCGAGTCTCTTTACCCTTTGGATGGGACATCTGGTTCTACCGTTCAAGACGGTTAAGGAACGGATGGAATTACGGCGGGTCATGCGTCGAGCCAGACGGGGGAGACGGATTAACCGGAAGCTGCCTTACTCTAAACGCTGTCATCGTCAAGCTCGGTTTGATAATCGCAGGCAAGGCAAACTCCCACCGTCAATTCGAGCCAATAAGCAGCTAGAGTTACGGGTAGTCAAAGAACTGTTTAAGCTGTTCCCGATTAGTGCCATTCATTATGAGTTGGTCATGGCTGACGTAGATAAAACCAGTGGTCGTAAATCGGCTCGGTCTGGTATTGGATTCTCTCCAGTTATGGTAGGACAACGACAGATGCTCAACTGGCTATCTAAGTTAGCTCCTGTTGTTACCCACAAGGGGTGGCAACGGGATGGTAACGGAACCAGTCAGCTTAGACAATGGCTAGGATTAGCTAAGGACAAAAAGAACAAAGCTAATCAAACTCCAGCAACTCACGCTGTTGACGGTGTAACCTTAGCCGCGTTTGAGTTTACCCGATGGCAGGAATGGCACTCTGATAATGCCAAACATGGCGACTGGAGTGGTTATGTTCAAATCACACCTGCACCATTTGCGGTAATCCGTAGACCGCCAATTAGCCGTAGACAGTTACATTTATGTGTCCCTTCTAAAGGAGGTAAGCGGCGCAAGTATGGCGGCACAGTTACCCGCCATGGGTTTAGCAAAGGTGACAAAGTGATAGCCGAAAAAGCTGGGAAGACTTACGTCGGTTGGTGTTCTGGAGACACCGAGAGACAAGTTTCGGTCAGTGACGCCAACTGGAAACGGTTGGGACAGTTCACTGCATCCAAAGTCCAATTGTTGCAGCGAAGCACGGGGTTAATCGTTCGCCGCCAAGCGAAGTCGAAATGTCGTGCCTTCAACTGGATTGTCAAATCTCCCCTTATTGAAAGGGTCGATTTGACCTCTATCCCTCTCCACCCTGCTTCGCTGAGGGTGGAGTCTCACGCGAAATACGATGAGTTTTTTCACGAGACATTTACAATTCTGTTGGCGCACGCTGGTGCTTTCCACCCAACAAAATCCACCGGAGTCGATCGAACATTTGATGGTATTGTTAACCCTGGCTTTGGGGTTAAATTGGGTCTTTCAACCGGACTGGCAATACCTTGTCCTCAGTTCTAG
- a CDS encoding VOC family protein: MKFHLHTAWVTIAATNIEPLVEFYSQLLAKSPHCHSPNTYAEFQLPGLRLGLFKPRDNHRQEFEQSEQSGLSLCLDVDDLDAAIAQLSNMGYPPPGEIIVASHGREIYAYDPNGNRLILHQPSP, translated from the coding sequence ATGAAATTTCACTTGCATACGGCTTGGGTTACCATTGCGGCGACGAATATCGAGCCACTGGTTGAATTTTATAGTCAATTACTCGCTAAATCTCCCCATTGCCATAGTCCCAATACCTATGCTGAGTTTCAGCTACCTGGATTGCGACTCGGATTATTTAAGCCCAGAGATAATCATCGACAGGAATTTGAGCAGTCTGAGCAAAGTGGGTTGAGTTTGTGTTTAGACGTTGATGACTTAGACGCCGCGATCGCACAGTTGAGTAACATGGGATATCCGCCACCGGGCGAAATCATCGTCGCGTCCCATGGGCGGGAAATCTACGCTTACGACCCCAATGGCAATCGTTTAATTTTACACCAGCCGTCGCCTTAA
- a CDS encoding CBS domain-containing protein — protein MPKTVAEVMSRDPITVSPQTPIREAMKILAERRISGLLVVNDVGKLVGIISETDLLWQQTGVEPPVYIVFLDSVIYLENPARYEEELHKALGQTVGEVMTHAPVVVKPDQPLRKAAKLMQDKSLRRLAVTDNQGKVIGVLTAGDIVRAMIAELDES, from the coding sequence ATGCCCAAAACCGTTGCCGAAGTCATGAGCCGTGACCCGATCACGGTTTCCCCCCAAACGCCCATCAGAGAGGCGATGAAAATTCTTGCCGAACGACGGATCAGTGGTTTGCTGGTGGTCAATGATGTCGGCAAATTGGTGGGCATTATTTCAGAAACAGATTTGTTGTGGCAACAGACAGGAGTCGAACCCCCAGTTTACATCGTATTTCTAGATAGTGTAATTTATCTAGAAAACCCAGCCCGCTACGAAGAAGAACTACACAAAGCTCTAGGGCAAACCGTTGGCGAAGTTATGACCCACGCACCCGTAGTTGTCAAGCCCGATCAACCCTTACGCAAAGCCGCGAAACTGATGCAGGACAAATCCCTGCGCCGTCTAGCGGTGACTGACAACCAGGGGAAAGTGATTGGTGTCCTCACGGCGGGAGATATTGTGCGGGCAATGATTGCTGAACTGGACGAGTCATAA
- the nblB gene encoding phycobilisome degradation protein NblB — MTVSRESVQQLLSSEDFGNRLSGVNLLRQLEPSIAYELIQPIVTDGNARVRYAAVSQLDTLGDQDLSLTLTLLRDRLLNDSEPDVQAAAADALGALKMTEAFEEMKQLYHQSSEWLLQFSIVAALGELADPRAFPLLEEALSSETSLIQTAAISSLGELGDPRAVPLLVPFATDSDWQVRYRVAQALKPFDTSEARAALEALANDSVEQVAQEAKRNL, encoded by the coding sequence ATGACTGTTTCTCGTGAGTCTGTTCAACAGTTGCTGAGTTCCGAGGACTTTGGCAACCGCCTGAGTGGGGTAAATCTACTACGCCAGCTAGAACCATCGATAGCTTATGAATTAATCCAGCCGATTGTGACTGACGGCAATGCTCGGGTTCGGTACGCCGCTGTTAGCCAGCTTGATACCCTTGGGGATCAGGATTTATCACTCACCTTAACCCTATTGCGCGATCGCCTCTTGAACGACTCAGAACCCGATGTCCAAGCCGCCGCTGCTGACGCTTTGGGTGCCCTGAAGATGACGGAGGCGTTTGAGGAGATGAAACAGTTATACCACCAATCATCGGAATGGTTATTACAGTTTAGTATTGTTGCGGCATTAGGCGAACTCGCTGATCCGCGTGCGTTTCCCCTCTTAGAAGAAGCACTTTCCTCCGAAACCAGCTTGATTCAAACCGCCGCGATTAGTTCATTAGGAGAACTGGGTGATCCCCGTGCTGTGCCATTATTAGTTCCCTTTGCCACCGACTCTGACTGGCAAGTGCGTTACCGAGTCGCCCAGGCGCTCAAACCCTTCGATACTTCAGAGGCTCGAGCCGCCTTAGAAGCGTTAGCCAATGACTCGGTTGAGCAAGTGGCTCAGGAAGCCAAACGAAATTTATGA